In Amycolatopsis sp. EV170708-02-1, the following are encoded in one genomic region:
- a CDS encoding cyclodeaminase/cyclohydrolase family protein — MEAQPVGQWLDELASKASTPGGGAGAAMNAAVGAALVSMVCNLTIGKPKYAEHEATMTEALAKAEDLRARALGLAADDAAAFDAVVAAYKLPKATDEEKQARTAAIQAALVGAAEVPLRTAALAAEVIDVAASILEGANTNVISDIAVAASSAKSALESGVVNVEVNLASMSDEQLRKETEARLTEYTPAAGRADALIAQVRERLAR; from the coding sequence GTGGAGGCTCAACCGGTCGGTCAGTGGCTCGACGAGCTGGCATCGAAGGCCTCGACGCCCGGTGGTGGCGCGGGTGCCGCGATGAACGCCGCGGTCGGTGCCGCCCTGGTCTCCATGGTGTGCAACCTGACCATCGGCAAGCCGAAGTACGCCGAGCACGAAGCCACCATGACCGAGGCGCTGGCCAAGGCCGAGGACCTCCGCGCGCGTGCGCTCGGCCTCGCCGCCGACGACGCCGCCGCGTTCGACGCCGTGGTCGCCGCGTACAAGCTCCCCAAGGCCACCGACGAGGAGAAGCAGGCCCGCACGGCCGCCATCCAGGCCGCGCTGGTCGGTGCCGCCGAGGTACCGCTGCGCACGGCCGCCCTCGCCGCCGAGGTCATCGACGTCGCCGCCTCGATCCTCGAAGGCGCCAACACCAACGTCATCTCCGACATCGCGGTCGCCGCCTCGTCCGCGAAGTCCGCGCTCGAATCGGGCGTGGTCAACGTCGAGGTCAACCTCGCGTCCATGTCGGACGAGCAGCTCCGCAAGGAGACCGAGGCCCGCCTCACCGAGTACACCCCCGCCGCCGGGCGCGCCGACGCCCTGATCGCCCAGGTTCGCGAAAGGCTCGCCCGATGA
- a CDS encoding peptidoglycan-binding protein, with protein MLTKVAVLATATALSFGVAAPAGAEVTALPAASMEAVLKAAQIDPRRADSALTPGAKDSVLLVEQALAAKGLLDQQYVDGHFGTSTITAYSSYQKSLGYTGIDASGLPGKTSLEKLGENRYTVTAVVSAGSRLTYHGKTMNTRTKAMLVKAEGLLGRQLTITQGSYNPGGVGASAGTHDGGGALDIGVEGMSSTTRTDVARKLRQVGFAAWVRTPAQGFAYHIHAIALSDPDLSSGAQHQAGDYYLGYNGLAGRGADDGPAVTPKLTWEEYQRS; from the coding sequence TTGTTGACCAAGGTAGCCGTGCTCGCGACAGCGACCGCGCTCTCCTTCGGCGTGGCCGCACCGGCCGGCGCCGAAGTGACCGCGTTGCCCGCGGCCAGCATGGAAGCGGTACTCAAGGCCGCGCAGATCGACCCGCGCCGCGCCGACAGCGCGCTGACCCCCGGGGCCAAGGACAGTGTGCTGCTGGTGGAGCAGGCACTGGCCGCCAAGGGACTGCTCGACCAGCAATACGTCGACGGCCACTTCGGCACCTCGACGATCACGGCGTATTCCAGCTACCAGAAGTCGCTGGGCTACACCGGGATCGACGCCTCCGGCCTGCCGGGAAAGACGTCGCTCGAGAAGCTGGGTGAAAACCGCTACACCGTCACCGCGGTGGTCTCGGCGGGCAGCCGCCTGACCTACCACGGCAAGACGATGAACACCCGGACCAAGGCGATGCTGGTGAAGGCCGAAGGTCTGCTCGGCAGGCAGCTCACCATCACGCAGGGCTCGTACAACCCCGGCGGTGTCGGCGCTTCGGCCGGGACGCACGACGGCGGCGGCGCGCTCGACATCGGCGTCGAGGGCATGTCCTCGACCACGCGCACCGACGTCGCGCGGAAGCTGCGCCAGGTGGGCTTCGCGGCTTGGGTCCGGACGCCGGCCCAGGGCTTCGCCTACCACATCCACGCCATCGCACTGTCCGATCCGGACCTTTCGTCCGGCGCGCAGCACCAGGCGGGCGACTACTACCTCGGCTACAACGGCCTCGCCGGCCGCGGTGCCGACGACGGCCCGGCCGTCACGCCGAAGCTCACTTGGGAGGAGTACCAGCGCTCCTGA
- a CDS encoding chitobiase/beta-hexosaminidase C-terminal domain-containing protein yields MNRIFVQPKRRKGVRGALALGLSALLIAAGLGGATAAAADYSQSAASLNATQAQFSFTPATPARYVDIHYTGVPGLGQQNVRMTDNGGTWRHTVGSLSAGTVLDYWFTYEKNGPQYDTPHFTYTHGGGGTTVASPTFDPPSGSYPSARSVTLSSATTGATIRYTVDGSTPTAASTVYTGPITVSASSTISAIALKSGSANSPVASASYTIGSAQATCPAQAEVPDFGPNVRIFDPGMSAASIQSRLDADFNAQKDTLTAQFTERRYAHLFKPGVYNGIHDNVGYYTSVAGLGQNPGDVVINGDVTVDAFNESDKGVALQNFWRSAENLAVVPSSGSTRWAVAQAAPFRRMDIRGGLQLYPASYGFASGGYTADTKVSGQAASISQQQWYTRDSSYGSWDGGVWNMVFSGTSGAPANTFPNPPETTLGTTPVSRDVPYLYLDGSGKYRVFLPSLRTNASGPSWANGGTQGSSLPMSQFYVVKAGDTATSINTALSQGCNLFFTPGVYHLNQTLNVTKANTVVLGVGYPTLVPDNGVDAMKVADVDGVRLKGLLFDAGTTNSPSLLTVGQAGSTANHAANPTTLQDVFFRIGGQIAGKATNSLIVNSRDTIIDHIWAWRADHGNAGTYGWTINTGDTGVVVNGDNVLATGLFVEHYQKYQVIWNGQNGRTIFFQNEIPYDVPDQAGWKSPNGLNGYAAYKVGDNVTTHEAWGLGSYCFFNDNPSVNLYHAFEVPNRSGVRFHNLVTVSLNYKGTITHVINDAGAVTPPDTRPSNLVSYP; encoded by the coding sequence GTGAATCGGATCTTTGTGCAGCCCAAACGGCGGAAAGGGGTTCGGGGCGCGCTCGCCCTCGGCCTTTCCGCACTCCTGATCGCGGCAGGGCTCGGTGGTGCCACCGCCGCGGCCGCCGACTACAGCCAGAGCGCCGCGTCCTTGAACGCGACGCAGGCGCAGTTCTCCTTCACGCCGGCGACGCCCGCGCGTTACGTCGACATCCACTACACCGGCGTTCCGGGACTGGGGCAGCAGAACGTCCGCATGACCGACAACGGGGGCACGTGGCGGCACACCGTCGGCTCGCTGTCGGCGGGCACGGTGCTCGACTACTGGTTCACCTACGAGAAGAACGGGCCCCAGTACGACACCCCGCATTTCACCTACACCCACGGCGGTGGCGGTACGACGGTCGCCTCGCCGACGTTCGACCCACCCAGCGGCAGTTATCCGAGCGCCCGTTCGGTGACGTTGTCGAGCGCGACCACGGGCGCGACCATCCGGTACACAGTGGACGGTTCCACGCCGACCGCGGCGTCCACTGTGTACACCGGGCCGATCACGGTCTCCGCGTCCTCGACGATCTCCGCGATCGCACTCAAATCCGGTTCGGCGAACTCTCCGGTGGCTTCGGCGAGCTACACGATCGGATCGGCGCAGGCGACCTGCCCGGCACAGGCCGAGGTCCCGGATTTCGGCCCGAACGTGCGGATCTTCGATCCTGGCATGTCCGCGGCGTCGATCCAGTCCCGGCTCGACGCGGACTTCAACGCGCAGAAGGACACGCTGACCGCGCAATTCACGGAGCGCCGGTACGCGCACCTGTTCAAGCCCGGTGTGTACAACGGAATCCACGACAACGTCGGCTACTACACCTCGGTCGCGGGCCTCGGGCAGAACCCGGGCGACGTGGTGATCAACGGTGACGTCACCGTCGACGCGTTCAACGAGTCGGACAAGGGTGTGGCACTGCAGAACTTCTGGCGCTCGGCGGAGAACCTCGCCGTCGTCCCGAGCAGTGGTTCGACCCGCTGGGCCGTCGCGCAGGCCGCGCCGTTCCGCCGGATGGACATCCGGGGCGGGCTTCAGCTCTATCCCGCCAGCTACGGGTTCGCCAGCGGTGGCTACACCGCCGACACGAAGGTCTCCGGACAGGCCGCGTCGATCTCGCAGCAGCAGTGGTACACGCGGGACAGCAGCTACGGCAGCTGGGACGGCGGCGTCTGGAACATGGTCTTCTCCGGCACGAGCGGAGCTCCCGCGAACACCTTCCCGAACCCGCCGGAGACGACGCTCGGCACCACACCGGTCTCCCGCGACGTCCCGTACCTCTACCTCGACGGCTCCGGCAAGTACCGCGTGTTCCTGCCCTCCTTGCGCACCAACGCTTCAGGGCCGAGCTGGGCCAACGGCGGCACCCAGGGTTCGTCGCTGCCGATGAGCCAGTTCTACGTCGTGAAGGCGGGGGACACGGCGACGTCGATCAACACCGCGCTTTCCCAGGGCTGCAACCTGTTCTTCACCCCGGGCGTCTATCACCTGAACCAGACCCTGAACGTGACGAAGGCGAACACCGTCGTGCTCGGTGTCGGCTATCCGACGCTGGTGCCGGACAACGGCGTCGACGCCATGAAGGTCGCAGACGTGGACGGCGTCCGGCTCAAGGGACTGCTGTTCGACGCCGGAACGACGAATTCCCCATCACTGCTCACGGTCGGGCAGGCGGGCTCGACGGCGAACCACGCGGCGAACCCGACGACCTTGCAGGACGTGTTCTTCCGGATCGGCGGCCAGATCGCGGGGAAGGCGACGAACAGCCTGATCGTCAACAGCCGTGACACGATCATCGACCACATCTGGGCCTGGCGCGCCGACCACGGCAACGCGGGCACCTACGGCTGGACGATCAACACCGGCGACACCGGCGTGGTCGTCAACGGCGACAACGTGCTGGCGACCGGTCTGTTCGTCGAGCACTACCAGAAGTACCAGGTGATCTGGAACGGCCAGAACGGCAGGACGATCTTCTTTCAGAACGAGATCCCGTACGACGTCCCGGATCAGGCAGGCTGGAAGAGCCCCAACGGGCTCAACGGCTACGCCGCCTACAAGGTGGGGGACAACGTGACCACGCACGAGGCGTGGGGCCTTGGCAGCTACTGCTTCTTCAACGACAACCCGTCGGTGAATCTTTATCACGCGTTCGAGGTGCCGAACCGCTCCGGCGTCCGGTTCCACAACCTGGTGACGGTCTCGTTGAACTACAAGGGGACCATCACCCACGTGATCAACGACGCGGGGGCGGTGACGCCACCGGACACGCGGCCGAGCAACCTGGTGAGCTACCCGTAA
- a CDS encoding aldehyde dehydrogenase family protein has product MTSSDAPAVVDELRALFRSGVSKPVEWRRTQLTGLRKLLSEQADVFLKALYADLRKNTAEAKRAEIALVRNEIDHTLENLDSWLSPEPAGLPYPLRPADGRVVREPLGVALIIGPWNYPLQLVLAPLVGALAAGNCAVVKPSELSPNTSAAIAEHLPNYVEGVRVVEGAIPETTALLEQKFDTIFYTGNGTVGRIVMAAAAKHLTPVTLELGGKSPAIVEPGADLAVTAQRLAYGKFANAGQTCVAPDYVLAIGDTGPKLAEHLATTVRAMFGEDPATSESYGRIISTRHHDRLTALLGNGTVVVGGQADRDEKYIAPTVLTDVSPDAPVMRDEIFGPILPIIDVPDVDAALAFVNERDKPLALYAFTESEETKRRIETETSSGGLVFGAAIIHLAAPELPFGGVGESGMGRYHGRYSIENFSHVKAVLDKPLAG; this is encoded by the coding sequence ATGACCAGCAGCGATGCCCCCGCCGTCGTCGACGAACTGCGCGCCCTCTTCCGTTCCGGTGTCTCGAAACCGGTGGAGTGGCGGCGAACGCAGCTCACGGGCCTGCGGAAGCTCCTGTCCGAGCAGGCCGACGTCTTCCTCAAGGCGCTGTACGCCGATCTGCGGAAGAACACCGCCGAGGCGAAGCGCGCGGAGATCGCGCTCGTGCGGAACGAGATCGACCACACGCTGGAGAATCTCGACTCCTGGCTGAGTCCGGAGCCCGCCGGCCTGCCGTACCCGCTGCGCCCGGCCGACGGCCGTGTCGTTCGCGAGCCGCTCGGGGTGGCGTTGATCATCGGGCCTTGGAACTACCCGCTGCAGCTGGTGCTCGCGCCGCTGGTCGGAGCGCTGGCGGCGGGCAACTGCGCGGTCGTGAAGCCGAGCGAGCTGTCCCCGAACACCTCGGCCGCGATCGCGGAGCACTTGCCGAACTACGTCGAGGGCGTCCGTGTCGTCGAAGGCGCGATCCCCGAGACGACGGCGTTGCTGGAGCAGAAGTTCGACACCATCTTCTACACCGGCAACGGGACGGTCGGCCGGATCGTCATGGCCGCGGCGGCGAAGCACCTCACGCCGGTCACGCTGGAGCTGGGCGGGAAGAGCCCGGCGATCGTCGAGCCGGGGGCGGACCTCGCCGTGACCGCCCAGCGGCTGGCCTACGGCAAGTTCGCCAACGCGGGCCAGACCTGCGTCGCCCCCGACTACGTCCTCGCGATCGGCGACACCGGTCCGAAGCTGGCGGAGCACCTGGCCACGACCGTCCGAGCGATGTTCGGCGAGGACCCGGCCACCAGCGAATCCTACGGCCGCATCATCTCGACCCGGCACCACGACCGGCTCACCGCCTTGCTGGGCAACGGAACCGTGGTCGTCGGCGGCCAGGCCGACCGCGACGAGAAGTACATCGCGCCGACCGTGCTCACCGATGTGTCGCCGGACGCGCCGGTGATGCGGGACGAGATCTTCGGCCCGATCCTGCCGATCATCGACGTGCCAGACGTCGACGCGGCGCTGGCGTTCGTCAACGAACGCGACAAGCCGCTCGCGCTGTACGCCTTCACCGAATCGGAGGAGACGAAGCGCAGGATCGAGACGGAGACCTCGTCAGGCGGATTGGTGTTCGGCGCGGCGATCATCCACCTCGCGGCGCCCGAGCTGCCGTTCGGCGGCGTGGGGGAGAGCGGGATGGGCCGCTATCACGGGCGCTACTCGATCGAGAACTTCAGTCACGTGAAGGCCGTGCTGGACAAGCCGCTCGCGGGATGA
- a CDS encoding DUF4383 domain-containing protein produces the protein MTASPATVRRAPRQLIALGVGAVFLLVGILGFIPGITTNYEQLSGAGHESGALLLGVFQVSILHNIVHLAFGVAGIMLARTAGGAKAFLVGGGVIYLVLWLYGLLIDHGSAANFVPVNSADNWLHLGLAVGMIALGIIPLSGSKAPIADSR, from the coding sequence ATGACTGCATCGCCGGCCACCGTTCGGCGGGCACCGCGCCAGCTCATCGCCCTCGGCGTGGGCGCGGTCTTCCTGCTCGTCGGCATCCTCGGCTTCATTCCCGGAATCACGACGAACTACGAGCAGCTGAGCGGTGCCGGGCACGAGTCCGGCGCGTTGCTGCTGGGCGTGTTCCAGGTTTCCATCCTGCACAACATCGTCCACCTGGCGTTCGGCGTCGCGGGCATCATGCTGGCCCGGACGGCGGGTGGTGCGAAGGCGTTCCTCGTCGGCGGCGGGGTGATCTATCTCGTGCTGTGGCTGTACGGCCTGCTGATCGACCACGGGTCGGCGGCGAATTTCGTGCCCGTCAACAGCGCCGACAACTGGCTGCACCTCGGGCTCGCCGTCGGGATGATCGCGCTCGGGATCATTCCGCTCTCCGGTTCGAAGGCGCCGATCGCCGACTCTCGCTGA
- a CDS encoding manganese catalase family protein, which yields MFRHTKSLQFEARPEKPDALYARKLQELIGGAYGEMTVTMQYLFQGWNCRIEGKYKDLIMDTATEEIGHVEMLATMVARLLEGAPATMVAEAVKDPATAAILGGMDPQQAIISGGGATPSDSQGYPWNGRYVVASGNLLADFRANAAAEAQGRLQTARLYNMTDDPGVKAMLQFNLARDTVHQKQWLAAIEELKADGLESDIAPTALFDEENQDHNNTVWHLSDGPDGAKGGWSFGEDGIEYLMDPQPLGGPGTAPKPDPALYGTYAPLQDAVGTIKGKAKDAKKKATKSRKS from the coding sequence GTGTTCCGTCATACCAAATCGCTCCAGTTCGAGGCCAGACCGGAAAAGCCGGACGCCTTGTACGCCCGCAAGCTGCAGGAACTCATCGGCGGCGCCTACGGTGAAATGACCGTCACCATGCAGTACCTCTTCCAAGGCTGGAATTGCCGGATCGAGGGCAAGTACAAGGATCTGATCATGGACACGGCGACCGAGGAGATCGGGCACGTCGAGATGCTCGCGACGATGGTCGCCCGGCTGCTGGAAGGGGCGCCCGCCACCATGGTGGCCGAGGCGGTGAAGGATCCGGCCACCGCGGCGATCCTCGGCGGGATGGATCCCCAGCAGGCGATCATCTCCGGTGGCGGGGCCACGCCGAGCGACAGCCAGGGCTATCCCTGGAACGGCCGCTACGTCGTGGCGTCGGGCAATCTGCTGGCCGATTTCCGGGCGAACGCCGCGGCCGAGGCGCAGGGCCGGTTGCAGACGGCCCGGCTGTACAACATGACCGACGACCCGGGCGTGAAGGCGATGCTGCAGTTCAACCTCGCGCGGGACACGGTGCACCAGAAGCAGTGGCTCGCCGCGATCGAGGAACTCAAGGCCGACGGCCTGGAAAGCGACATCGCGCCGACGGCGCTGTTCGACGAGGAGAACCAGGACCACAACAACACCGTGTGGCATCTGTCCGACGGGCCGGACGGCGCGAAGGGCGGCTGGAGCTTCGGCGAAGACGGGATCGAGTACCTGATGGACCCACAGCCGCTCGGCGGTCCAGGCACCGCCCCGAAGCCGGATCCAGCGCTGTACGGCACCTACGCGCCGCTGCAGGACGCCGTCGGGACGATCAAGGGCAAGGCCAAGGACGCGAAGAAGAAGGCCACCAAGTCGCGCAAGAGCTAG
- a CDS encoding ferrous iron transport protein A, giving the protein MTLPDVPVGTRVVVRYRIEGGFTDALGYLRSRDDTECTVETKRGLATIRLADIVLAKTVPPPPAPRAPREW; this is encoded by the coding sequence GTGACCCTCCCGGACGTCCCGGTCGGCACGAGGGTCGTCGTGCGGTACCGGATCGAAGGCGGGTTCACCGACGCCCTCGGCTACCTGCGCTCCCGTGACGACACGGAATGCACGGTGGAGACCAAACGCGGACTCGCGACGATCCGGCTGGCGGACATCGTCCTGGCGAAGACGGTCCCGCCGCCGCCGGCTCCCCGAGCCCCTCGTGAGTGGTGA
- a CDS encoding glutaredoxin domain-containing protein encodes MSDLIVYGAGWCPDVKRSRALLDSKGVEYDYIDVEADSGAEETVRALQNGERRIPTIVWPDGSHLVEPSDDELTAHLNR; translated from the coding sequence ATGAGCGACCTCATCGTGTACGGCGCCGGCTGGTGCCCCGACGTCAAACGCAGCCGTGCCCTGCTGGACTCGAAGGGCGTCGAGTACGACTACATCGACGTCGAAGCGGACTCCGGCGCGGAAGAGACGGTGCGGGCACTCCAGAACGGCGAGCGGCGGATCCCAACCATCGTCTGGCCCGACGGCAGCCACCTGGTCGAGCCGAGCGACGACGAGCTCACCGCGCACCTGAACCGGTGA
- a CDS encoding LuxR family transcriptional regulator yields MGIRSSRVIGRDAELAELSGALDRAIAGRGGAIFLVGEGGIGKSRLAVEAASRAVAADVPVLQGRASSIGPLVPFRPLTQALLSHFRGGGPPEATELDPFIPVLAQLIPDWSRGDRPRESGSLMVLAEAVFRLLAVTSRDRGALLVLDDLQDADAETLFILEYLVDNLPAAQTLFVGTLRNEPSDALRLATSGAQRMSCAVVELGRLGLADTHALAAACLETEPGRLPSAATELLWRNSAGLPFIVEELLHGMVNDGLLIEGRDGWRVIGELRARVPAALVTSIGVRMEQLGEQAGELLSVAAIIGRRFPLTVVQAVTGTNDRTLHNHLGAAVSANLVTTDEMTPGWYAFRHPLTAEALLARQSPARKAELARQTADAVEELYPGLPGDLCALVASLRLTALDERAAGRLFAETGRRALDAGAADSAVTMLTKALDLLGGADAGDRAEVLETLVHALGQTGQFDRAVELSAAFGEIGTLERAAKLRTQLAWAAYIAGRHDECLGQIERARAPLGSAISPGQQAALDAVEANLWLDVPGRTGTAERLARQAWKVAEATEQPFVVCQALQVLGMLALSRDLTESEHYMQLARRTAEDNHLHHLRTQALVRLGGHRVLMNGDEQTLLLARADAQRTGSITLHCAVDSVRTMHAILRCDFGTAHTLLAENLAVLGRLRLTALLQYAHMTRAMSAGHRADRPAMEQALDDFRECGGENAQEMVLSIGLARVFCSLLEEDFDRARRELGQVVELEDRRPSRFHLAGQHGLRTLVDTLGGAPCPEDGSAVSGMRWNRQFVEFAHAVEHGRRGDAAEAERAVVSALATSAPYPLARHLGLRLIAEPAAADGWGDPAGWLKEAEEYFHGRDIPAVAAACRSLLRKLGAPVRQRRSGVDRVPGGLRAAGVTVREYEVLVLLAERMGNKDIGARLHISPRTVEKHVASLLAKTGLADRAALAEHAAGPRPGML; encoded by the coding sequence GTGGGTATCCGTTCGTCGCGGGTGATCGGCCGCGACGCCGAATTGGCCGAGCTCTCCGGAGCTCTCGATCGCGCCATCGCGGGTCGCGGCGGCGCGATCTTTCTCGTGGGCGAAGGCGGCATCGGCAAATCCCGGCTCGCCGTCGAAGCCGCCTCGCGAGCGGTCGCCGCCGACGTCCCGGTGCTGCAGGGCAGGGCCAGTTCGATCGGCCCGCTCGTCCCGTTCCGGCCGCTCACCCAGGCACTGCTGTCGCATTTCCGCGGCGGGGGCCCGCCGGAGGCGACCGAACTCGACCCGTTCATCCCCGTGCTCGCCCAGCTCATCCCCGATTGGAGCCGAGGAGACCGGCCCCGGGAATCGGGCTCCCTGATGGTGCTCGCCGAAGCGGTGTTCCGCCTGCTGGCCGTCACCAGCCGCGACCGCGGCGCGCTCCTCGTCCTCGACGATCTCCAGGACGCCGACGCCGAGACGCTGTTCATCCTCGAATACCTCGTCGACAACCTGCCCGCGGCGCAGACCCTGTTCGTCGGCACGCTCCGCAACGAGCCTTCCGACGCGCTGCGCCTGGCGACCTCCGGAGCACAGCGGATGAGCTGCGCCGTCGTCGAACTCGGCAGGCTCGGCCTCGCCGACACCCACGCGCTCGCCGCCGCCTGTCTCGAGACCGAGCCGGGGCGACTGCCGTCGGCCGCGACGGAACTGTTGTGGCGCAACAGCGCCGGCCTTCCGTTCATCGTCGAGGAACTGCTTCACGGCATGGTGAACGACGGTCTGCTGATCGAGGGCCGCGACGGCTGGCGCGTGATCGGCGAACTCCGCGCCCGCGTCCCCGCCGCGCTGGTCACCAGTATCGGCGTCCGGATGGAGCAGCTCGGCGAGCAGGCGGGCGAACTGCTTTCCGTCGCGGCGATCATCGGCCGCCGTTTCCCGCTGACGGTGGTGCAGGCGGTCACCGGAACGAACGACCGGACCTTGCACAACCACCTGGGCGCCGCGGTGTCCGCGAACCTGGTGACCACCGACGAGATGACGCCCGGCTGGTACGCCTTCCGGCATCCGCTGACCGCGGAGGCGTTGCTGGCGCGACAGTCACCCGCGCGGAAGGCGGAACTAGCCCGTCAGACCGCCGACGCGGTCGAGGAGCTGTACCCGGGGCTGCCGGGCGATCTGTGCGCGCTCGTCGCGTCGCTCCGGCTGACCGCTCTGGACGAGCGGGCGGCGGGCCGCTTGTTCGCGGAGACCGGTCGTCGCGCTCTCGACGCGGGTGCCGCGGACTCCGCGGTCACGATGCTCACCAAGGCCCTGGACCTGCTCGGCGGGGCCGACGCGGGTGATCGGGCCGAAGTGCTGGAGACGCTCGTGCACGCGCTCGGGCAGACCGGTCAGTTCGACCGAGCCGTCGAGCTTTCCGCGGCCTTCGGCGAGATCGGCACACTCGAACGGGCCGCGAAACTGCGCACCCAGCTGGCCTGGGCCGCCTACATCGCGGGACGGCACGACGAATGCCTCGGCCAGATCGAACGCGCCCGCGCTCCCCTCGGTTCGGCGATCTCACCCGGTCAGCAAGCGGCGCTCGACGCCGTCGAAGCGAACCTCTGGCTCGACGTCCCCGGCCGGACCGGCACGGCCGAACGGCTCGCGCGTCAGGCGTGGAAGGTGGCCGAGGCGACCGAGCAACCGTTCGTCGTCTGCCAGGCGTTGCAGGTGCTCGGGATGCTCGCGCTGTCGCGGGACCTCACCGAATCCGAGCACTACATGCAGCTCGCGCGGCGGACCGCCGAGGACAACCATCTGCACCACCTCCGCACCCAGGCGCTGGTCCGGCTCGGCGGACATCGCGTGCTGATGAACGGGGACGAGCAGACCCTGCTGCTCGCCCGCGCGGACGCCCAGCGGACCGGGTCGATCACCCTGCACTGCGCGGTCGATTCCGTGCGCACCATGCACGCGATCCTGCGCTGCGACTTCGGCACCGCGCACACCCTGCTCGCGGAGAACCTCGCCGTACTGGGCAGGCTCCGGCTGACCGCGTTGCTGCAGTACGCGCATATGACCAGGGCGATGTCGGCCGGACATCGGGCGGACCGGCCCGCGATGGAGCAGGCGCTCGACGACTTCCGCGAATGCGGGGGTGAGAACGCACAGGAGATGGTGCTCAGCATCGGGCTGGCGCGGGTCTTCTGTTCGCTGCTCGAAGAGGATTTCGACCGGGCCCGCCGCGAACTCGGCCAGGTCGTCGAGCTGGAGGACCGGCGACCGAGCCGCTTCCACCTCGCCGGCCAGCACGGGCTCAGGACGCTCGTCGACACCCTCGGCGGCGCGCCCTGCCCGGAGGACGGATCCGCGGTGAGCGGGATGCGGTGGAACCGGCAGTTCGTCGAATTCGCGCACGCCGTCGAGCACGGCAGGCGCGGCGACGCGGCCGAAGCCGAACGAGCGGTGGTCTCCGCACTGGCGACGTCGGCGCCCTATCCCCTGGCCCGCCATCTCGGGCTCCGCCTGATCGCCGAACCGGCCGCCGCCGACGGCTGGGGCGATCCGGCCGGCTGGCTCAAGGAGGCCGAAGAGTACTTCCACGGCAGGGACATCCCAGCGGTGGCGGCCGCCTGCCGGAGCCTGCTCCGCAAACTCGGCGCGCCCGTCCGGCAGCGGCGCTCCGGGGTCGACCGGGTCCCCGGCGGCCTGCGCGCGGCGGGGGTCACCGTGCGCGAATACGAGGTGCTGGTGCTGCTCGCCGAGCGGATGGGCAACAAGGACATCGGCGCCCGCCTGCACATCTCGCCCCGGACGGTCGAGAAACACGTCGCGAGCCTGCTCGCCAAGACCGGGCTCGCCGACCGCGCGGCCCTCGCCGAACACGCCGCCGGACCACGACCTGGCATGCTGTGA